The Streptomyces capitiformicae genome contains the following window.
AGGAGCCGGCACGCAAGCGGCGGCTGCCCGATCCGGTGCGGACTGCGGCGGTGCGCGCGGTCCTCATCATCGCGGTGACACTGATTCAGGCGATGGTGGCCTTCCTGTGCACCCTGGCCGGTTCATGGCTGGCGTTCCCCATGGTCCTGAGCAGCGTGGCCAGCACCGTCCTCGCGACCTGGGGCGTGCTGGACGTCTGGGTGACCCGGCAGGTGTGGAACCAGCGCAACGGCGTGGTGTCGGCCCCCAGCAGCACGGCTCGCTCGCTGCGGCGCGAACGACGCCGGGCCCGCCGCGAGGCGCGCACGGCCGAGCGCACACAGGAGCGGATACGCCGACGGGGTGGGGCGGGGCAACTGTCGCATCCCTAGCGCGAATCGGGGCCGGACCCGCGCGCTCACCTCGGCAGCAGATGCCGAGGTGAGGCGCAGCCCGAGCCGCAGACCGTGAGGCGGACGCTTTCCTCGACCTCGTGCCGGCCACATGCTCCCGCACCGTGTCTTTCCCGTGCCGTGGGCCGCGTGGTCGTGGCCGCGCCACGTGAGGCCTCTGGCGTGCCGAGCCGCCCCTCCGCCATCCTTCTGACCAGGCGTGTTGACCGTCACATTTGGCATACAACGCGGTCCTCCGGTTAGGCGCCCAGCCGCGAGGGCGCCCACCGCACGGCGCTGACCAGGAGGAACGAGAACATGCCCGAACTCTTCATCGGCGGAGCGTGGCGATCCGCGCTGGACGAGCGGAGTCGTGAGATCCGCTGCCCCGCCGACGGCAGCCTGGTCGCGGTCGTCGACGAGGCCGGCGGCAAAGACACCGTGAAGGCGATCGCGGCCGCGCGGCGCGCCTTCGACGAGGGCCCGTGGCCCACCACCCCCGCCGCCGACCGCGGTGACCTGCTCCTGCGCGTCGCCGACCTCCTCGTACGCGACAAGGACGCGCTCGCCCGCGCCGAGTCCCTCGACACCGGCAAGCGGCTGGTGGAGAGCGAGTACGACATGGACGACATCGCGAACTGTTTCCGCTACTTCGGGCGTGCGGCCGCGGCGGAAGCAGGCCGGGTCGTCGACACCGGCCAGGCGAATGTCGACAGCCGAGTCGTGTACGAGCCGGTAGGGGTGTGCGCACTCATCACCCCGTGGAACTACCCGCTCCTCCAGACCGCCTGGAAGGTGGCTCCGGCGCTCGCGGCCGGCAACACCTTCGTCCTGAAGCCGAGCGAGCTGACCCCGCATACGGCGATCCACCTGATGCGCCTCCTTCAGGAGGCCGGGTTACCGCCGGGCGTGGCCAACCTGGTGCTCGGCGCCGGCCCCGAGGCAGGTGCCCCGCTCGCCGACCATCCGGATGTGGACCTGCTCTCCTTCACCGGCGGTCTGCAGACCGGCCGCAGGCTGATGGCCGCGGCCGCCGGGACGGTGAAGAAAGTCGCGCTGGAACTCGGCGGCAAGAATCCGAACATCGTCTTCGCCGACGCCGATTTCGACACGGCCGTCGACATGGCGCTGACCGCGGTGTTCCTGCACTCGGGCCAGGTGTGCTCGGCGGGCGCCCGCCTGCTCGTGGAGGACTCGCTGCACGACCGGTTCGTCGACGAGGTCGTACGCCGGGCCAAGGAGATCCGGCTCGGCGGCCCGTTCGACGAGCGGGCCCGGACCGGGCCGCTGATCTCGGCGGCGCACCGTTCGAAGGTCGAGGAGTACGTCGCCAAGGGGCTCGCGGAGGGCGCGGTACTGCGCTGTGGGGGCGAGCGGCCGCGCGGCGACGCGTACGACAAGGGCTTCTACTATCTGCCGACCGTCCTGGACGAGTGCACGAGCACGATGTCCGTGGTACAGGACGAGTCGTTCGGGCCGGTGCTGACCGTGGAGCGGTTCAGCACCGAGGACGAGGTCGTCCGGCTGGCCAATGACACCGTCTACGGTCTCGCCGGCGCCGTATGGACGACGGACGAGGCCAAGGCCCAGCGGGTCGCGGCACGGCTGCGGATCGGCACGGTGTGGATCAACGACTACCACCCGTATGTGCCGCAGGCCGAGTGGGGCGGTTTCAAGCAGTCCGGCTTCGGCCGCGAGCTCGGGCCCTCGGGGCTCGCCGAATACCGCGAGGCGAAGCACATCTGGCGCAACACGGACCCCTCACCGCAGGGCTGGTTCGCCTGACTACCGAGAGCCGCTCCCTTAACTCCCGAGAGCCACTCCCTCCCCTCCCCACAAGGCCACCAGGAGTCCGCTCATGACGAAAACCGAGCAACCGACCGGACCGAAGAACTCCACCGACGACGCCGAGCTCGCCGAGTTCGGCTACAAGCCCGAGCTGAAGCGCACCCTCGGCAACTTCCACACGTTCGCCGCCGGCATCAGCTACATCTCGATCCTGACCGGCACCTTCCAGCTCTTCTACTTCGGTTACGGCAGCGGCGGCCCCGCCTACTGGTGGTCGTGGCCGATGGTGTTCGTGGGCCAGTTCATGGTCGCGCTGTGTTTCGCGGAGCTGGCGGCGCGCTATCCCGTCGCGGGCTCCGTCTACAACTGGTCGAAGAAGATAGGCAATCCGCACCTGGGCTGGCTCGCCGGCTGGATGATGCTGATCGCCTCCATCGTCTCCATCGCGGCGGTCGCGCTCGCCTACCAGTTGACGCTTCCGCAGATCTCCGACGTGTTCCAGCTCGTCGGGGACGGCACGGGCACGTACGACGTCGCGACGAACGCGGTGATCCTGGCCGCGGTGCTCATCCTCTTCACCACGCTGGTGAACGCCTTCGGCGTGAAGTTGATGGCGACGATCAACACCGCGGGCGTCTTCATCGAGCTCGTCGCCACCGTGGTCCTCATCGTGTTGTTCGCCGTCCACATCACACGTGGCCCCCAGGTCGTCCTGGAGACCAACGGCACCGGCGCGGGGCAGCCCTTCGGCTACCTGGGCGCGTTCCTGGTGGCGTCGCTGGCGTCGGCGTACGTCATGTACGGCTTCGACACGGCCGCCTCGCTCGGTGAGGAGTCGCTGGACCCGTCCCGCAACGCGCCGCGCGCCATCATCCGCGCGGTCGTGGCCTCCTTCGTCCTCGGTGGTCTGATCCTGCTGCTGGCTCTGATGAGTGTGTCCAGCCTGAAGGGCGAGCAGTTGTCCACGGACGGTCTGCAGTACATCGTCCTCGACGTGCTCGGCCCGACGGCCGGCAAGGCGATGCTGTGGTGCGTGCTGATCGCCGTCACGGTGTGCGCGCTGGCCGTGCACACGGCGGCGATCCGCCTCGCCTTCGCGATGGCCCGCGACAACAACCTGCCCGCGTCCTCGCTGCTGGCCAAGGTCAGTCCGCGCTTCCAGACTCCGGTGCTGCCGGCTGTGATCATCGGTGTGCTGGCCCTGGCGATTCTGGTCGTGAACATCCGTCAGCCGCAGATCTTCACCG
Protein-coding sequences here:
- a CDS encoding aldehyde dehydrogenase family protein, with the translated sequence MPELFIGGAWRSALDERSREIRCPADGSLVAVVDEAGGKDTVKAIAAARRAFDEGPWPTTPAADRGDLLLRVADLLVRDKDALARAESLDTGKRLVESEYDMDDIANCFRYFGRAAAAEAGRVVDTGQANVDSRVVYEPVGVCALITPWNYPLLQTAWKVAPALAAGNTFVLKPSELTPHTAIHLMRLLQEAGLPPGVANLVLGAGPEAGAPLADHPDVDLLSFTGGLQTGRRLMAAAAGTVKKVALELGGKNPNIVFADADFDTAVDMALTAVFLHSGQVCSAGARLLVEDSLHDRFVDEVVRRAKEIRLGGPFDERARTGPLISAAHRSKVEEYVAKGLAEGAVLRCGGERPRGDAYDKGFYYLPTVLDECTSTMSVVQDESFGPVLTVERFSTEDEVVRLANDTVYGLAGAVWTTDEAKAQRVAARLRIGTVWINDYHPYVPQAEWGGFKQSGFGRELGPSGLAEYREAKHIWRNTDPSPQGWFA
- a CDS encoding APC family permease, with product MTKTEQPTGPKNSTDDAELAEFGYKPELKRTLGNFHTFAAGISYISILTGTFQLFYFGYGSGGPAYWWSWPMVFVGQFMVALCFAELAARYPVAGSVYNWSKKIGNPHLGWLAGWMMLIASIVSIAAVALAYQLTLPQISDVFQLVGDGTGTYDVATNAVILAAVLILFTTLVNAFGVKLMATINTAGVFIELVATVVLIVLFAVHITRGPQVVLETNGTGAGQPFGYLGAFLVASLASAYVMYGFDTAASLGEESLDPSRNAPRAIIRAVVASFVLGGLILLLALMSVSSLKGEQLSTDGLQYIVLDVLGPTAGKAMLWCVLIAVTVCALAVHTAAIRLAFAMARDNNLPASSLLAKVSPRFQTPVLPAVIIGVLALAILVVNIRQPQIFTVVTSIGIIMIYLAYLGVTVPMLIARVRGKWQPAKDGKFSLGRWGLLVNIGAVVWGGAMTLNLIWPRASVYNATAPFHWYLRWGAVLFVAIIAGGGFAYYWFVQRHKTGVLAEHRLATTETDAAPPVPPAPPVASSAAD